One part of the Thermoanaerobacterium sp. CMT5567-10 genome encodes these proteins:
- the rpe gene encoding ribulose-phosphate 3-epimerase yields the protein MEISPSILSADFGNLLSDIKKAEKEKPEFLHIDVMDGHFVPNITIGPLVLKALKGKTDIPFDVHLMIEDPDKYIKEFAEAGAKNITVHQEACLHLDRTLQFIKSIGIMASVALNPATPLETLKYVLPSVDMVLIMTVNPGFGGQVFIDEMYEKIRELAYIRKSRGLNFKIEVDGGINVDNINDVVFAGADVIVAGSSIFGSGDPGENIKKLRGAVKR from the coding sequence ATGGAAATTTCTCCATCTATATTATCTGCAGACTTTGGGAATTTACTATCTGATATAAAAAAAGCTGAAAAAGAAAAACCTGAATTTTTACATATAGATGTAATGGATGGACATTTTGTTCCAAATATTACAATTGGCCCGTTGGTATTAAAGGCTTTGAAAGGTAAGACTGATATTCCCTTTGATGTACATTTAATGATAGAAGATCCTGATAAATACATAAAAGAATTTGCCGAAGCAGGGGCAAAAAATATCACGGTTCATCAGGAAGCATGTTTACATTTAGATAGAACGTTGCAGTTTATTAAATCTATTGGTATTATGGCTAGTGTTGCATTAAATCCAGCAACACCGTTAGAAACATTGAAATATGTACTGCCATCGGTTGATATGGTTCTGATAATGACTGTAAATCCTGGGTTTGGGGGACAGGTATTTATAGATGAAATGTATGAAAAAATACGTGAACTAGCATATATTAGAAAAAGTAGAGGATTGAATTTCAAGATAGAGGTTGACGGTGGGATTAATGTAGACAACATCAATGATGTAGTTTTTGCTGGAGCTGATGTGATAGTGGCAGGATCCTCAATATTTGGTAGTGGCGACCCTGGAGAAAATATAAAAAAACTTAGAGGTGCAGTAAAAAGATGA
- a CDS encoding thiamine diphosphokinase, translated as MKTCIISNGEFNDSDYIRELINNCDYVICADGGANIAYKLGIVPNLIIGDLDSADKQIIDYYKKDGVQVDKYPTEKDETDTQLATLKAIELGTDEIIYIASTGSRFDHSIANLSLLLYLLKRNIKGIIASEKNEIHLVDRSLELEGKIGDIVSLIPYSTDVKGIYTDGLYYSLSGQDMSLDMPYGISNVFINNKIKIKIDSGLLLVIKSKD; from the coding sequence ATGAAAACATGCATTATTTCAAATGGGGAGTTTAACGACTCTGATTATATAAGGGAATTAATTAATAATTGCGATTATGTAATTTGTGCTGATGGTGGTGCAAATATTGCATATAAATTAGGAATAGTTCCCAATCTCATTATAGGAGATCTTGATTCGGCAGATAAACAAATTATTGACTATTATAAAAAAGATGGCGTTCAAGTAGATAAATATCCAACAGAGAAAGATGAAACAGATACTCAGTTAGCGACGCTTAAAGCTATAGAACTTGGAACTGATGAAATCATATATATAGCATCAACAGGAAGCAGATTTGATCATTCTATAGCAAATCTGTCACTTCTATTGTACCTACTAAAAAGAAATATAAAGGGAATAATAGCAAGCGAAAAAAATGAAATTCATCTTGTAGATAGGTCTTTAGAATTAGAAGGCAAGATAGGTGACATTGTTTCATTAATTCCATATAGTACAGATGTAAAGGGAATATACACTGATGGATTATATTATTCTTTATCAGGGCAGGATATGTCATTGGATATGCCTTATGGTATAAGCAATGTTTTTATAAATAATAAGATTAAGATTAAAATTGACAGTGGATTATTATTAGTAATAAAATCTAAAGATTAG
- the rpmB gene encoding 50S ribosomal protein L28, translating to MMRKCDVCGKTPMAGYQYSHSHRKSIKKWQPNLKRVRAIVDGTPVRLNVCTKCLKSGKVKRAI from the coding sequence ATGATGAGAAAATGCGACGTTTGTGGAAAAACACCAATGGCAGGGTATCAATATAGTCATTCCCACAGAAAATCAATAAAGAAATGGCAGCCAAATTTAAAACGTGTTAGAGCTATTGTTGATGGAACACCTGTAAGATTAAATGTTTGTACGAAATGTTTAAAATCAGGGAAGGTTAAGAGGGCCATATAA
- a CDS encoding Asp23/Gls24 family envelope stress response protein, translated as MDQTKNNLGKIDISTDVIASIASYATSECYGIVGLGKRGPDGLIELFKNEQSGKGIKITSDEDGMVIDLYIIVEYGVNIKTVAANIIEKVKYTIETFTGIKVKNVVVNVQSIKVDI; from the coding sequence ATGGATCAAACCAAAAATAACTTAGGTAAAATAGATATTTCTACAGATGTTATTGCATCTATAGCGAGTTATGCGACTTCTGAATGTTATGGTATTGTTGGCTTAGGAAAGCGTGGACCTGATGGACTCATAGAGCTTTTTAAAAATGAACAATCAGGTAAGGGAATTAAGATTACATCAGACGAAGACGGAATGGTTATAGATTTGTACATTATAGTTGAGTACGGTGTAAATATAAAAACTGTTGCAGCAAATATAATTGAAAAAGTTAAGTATACTATAGAGACATTTACTGGAATCAAAGTTAAAAATGTAGTCGTAAATGTGCAGAGCATAAAAGTTGATATCTGA
- a CDS encoding DAK2 domain-containing protein encodes MLDHIDGKTLKLLFKGGAQYLSNKSDEVNKLNVFPVPDGDTGSNMAYTLNYAVKEMEKASDNINDILNSLSRGALLGAKGNSGVILSQIIRGFAKSLLNHDIITTKDFAEALNMGSSVAYKAVMKPTEGTILTVVKDCANKALKLSKIKDFEVFIDGIVKAAAESVERTPDLLPVLKQAGVVDSGGKGFLFILLGMLETIKGHEVVQEYTTNDVSTNEADLTNINFKYCTEMLINANSQMSYKLKSEIESFGDSLIVVGDDDLIKVHIHTNNPGLVLQEGLKYGDLLKVKIDNMKIQHENIILETKNNLKQDNSLPAKKYGFLAVSPGDGISKIFKELGCDVVIDGGQTMNPSALDILKGLEKINTENIIVFPNNKNIIMTCEQAMSMSDKNIYVIATESFNQAVSAIINVDANMSIDDVIRSINDTIEKITTIEITYSIRDSVIDGINIKSGDILGFVDGKFTAIGTDYNEVALKIISDNISDDASIITIYYGKDVSKDKAKDLQDFISFDGDIDIQYGGQPLYYYVISIE; translated from the coding sequence CTGTTGGATCATATAGATGGTAAAACTTTAAAACTTTTATTTAAAGGTGGGGCTCAATATTTATCAAATAAATCTGATGAAGTGAATAAATTAAATGTCTTTCCGGTTCCAGATGGTGATACTGGTTCTAATATGGCATACACTTTAAATTATGCTGTTAAAGAAATGGAAAAAGCATCCGATAATATAAACGATATATTAAATAGTCTTTCAAGGGGTGCTTTGCTGGGAGCCAAGGGAAATTCGGGTGTGATTTTGTCACAAATTATTAGAGGATTTGCTAAAAGCCTTTTAAATCACGATATAATCACTACAAAAGATTTTGCAGAAGCGCTAAATATGGGTTCTTCTGTTGCTTATAAAGCAGTGATGAAACCTACTGAAGGGACTATTCTGACTGTTGTTAAAGACTGTGCCAATAAAGCTTTAAAATTAAGCAAAATAAAGGACTTTGAAGTATTTATTGATGGGATTGTAAAAGCTGCTGCAGAATCAGTTGAAAGGACTCCTGATTTGCTACCTGTATTGAAACAGGCTGGTGTAGTCGATTCTGGTGGTAAAGGGTTTTTGTTTATATTGTTAGGAATGCTGGAAACAATAAAAGGACATGAAGTTGTTCAAGAATATACAACAAACGATGTTTCTACAAATGAAGCTGACCTGACAAATATAAATTTCAAATATTGTACGGAAATGCTTATAAATGCCAATTCACAAATGTCTTATAAGTTGAAAAGTGAAATAGAATCTTTTGGTGACAGTTTAATTGTTGTTGGTGATGACGATCTTATAAAAGTGCATATTCATACAAATAATCCTGGTTTAGTACTGCAAGAGGGCTTAAAGTATGGTGATTTATTAAAGGTCAAAATTGACAATATGAAAATTCAACATGAAAATATCATATTGGAAACAAAAAATAATTTAAAACAAGATAATAGTCTTCCTGCTAAAAAATATGGATTTTTGGCTGTATCTCCTGGAGATGGAATAAGTAAAATATTCAAAGAATTAGGATGTGACGTTGTAATTGATGGGGGACAAACTATGAATCCTAGTGCTTTGGATATTTTAAAGGGGTTAGAAAAAATAAATACTGAAAATATAATTGTCTTTCCAAATAATAAGAACATAATCATGACTTGTGAACAAGCCATGTCGATGTCTGATAAAAACATATATGTGATCGCTACTGAAAGTTTCAATCAGGCAGTCAGTGCAATAATAAATGTCGATGCAAATATGAGTATAGATGATGTAATAAGAAGCATAAATGATACAATTGAGAAAATTACAACAATAGAAATAACATATTCTATAAGGGACTCAGTTATTGATGGAATAAATATTAAAAGTGGTGACATATTAGGATTTGTAGATGGTAAATTTACTGCAATTGGTACTGATTATAACGAAGTCGCTTTAAAAATTATAAGCGATAATATATCTGATGATGCTTCTATAATAACTATTTATTATGGTAAAGATGTTTCGAAAGATAAAGCAAAGGACTTACAAGATTTTATTTCATTTGACGGAGATATAGACATTCAATATGGTGGACAGCCCTTGTATTATTATGTAATTTCCATTGAATAG
- the recG gene encoding ATP-dependent DNA helicase RecG — protein sequence MDLSKSIQYVKGVGPKRAILLKKIGIETVKDALEYYPKEYENRDKIIPIDMLKIGEKQTFKAYIAGKAREYKVKRLTITKIPVKDGSGAVELVWYNQPYIKSNFKLGEEYIINGKVSYKYGQIYVENPIMDRSDSLNINAGRIVPIYKLTEGLSQKVIRNIIFNLLKEYLNDIEEIFDENFLEEYNLLDIKSAIKNIHFPESSKMLEKSKYRLVFQEFFILQLGLALIKNKYNEGKTGIKFKRVDLKDFFSKLKFRLTQAQERVLNEILDDMCSGKVMNRLLQGDVGSGKTIIAAAAMYVAVKNGYQASIMAPTEILAKQHYYTLKELYDELNIKIELLTGSIGTRKKNNIIEGIRNGEIDILVGTHSLIEENVQFKNLGLAITDEQHRFGVRQRAVFKEKGEQTDVLVMTATPIPRTLALMLYGDLDISVIDELPPGRKKIETYAISATLRDRAYKFVINEVKKGRQAYIVCPLIEDSNLINAKSAEVVYEEIYKGVFKEFRVGLVHGGMNSNDKNKVMNEFVNGKIDILVSTTVIEVGVNVPNASVIVIENAERFGLAQLHQLRGRVGRSSHQSYCILIAYSYSDVVKKRLKVMTETNDGFKIAEKDLEIRGPGEFFGVKQHGLPELKLANIFEDIEILKLAQKAVEKFLNNDITFKRHDKMKAELIERFKDKLEGIVLN from the coding sequence ATGGATCTTTCAAAATCTATACAATATGTAAAGGGAGTAGGTCCTAAAAGAGCTATATTATTAAAAAAAATTGGCATAGAAACAGTAAAGGATGCGCTGGAATATTATCCAAAAGAATATGAAAATAGAGATAAAATAATACCAATAGATATGCTTAAGATCGGTGAAAAGCAGACTTTTAAGGCTTATATAGCGGGTAAAGCAAGGGAATATAAAGTAAAAAGATTAACTATTACAAAGATACCTGTTAAAGATGGAAGTGGTGCGGTTGAACTTGTTTGGTATAATCAGCCGTACATAAAGAGCAATTTTAAATTAGGTGAAGAATATATTATAAATGGCAAAGTTTCTTATAAATATGGACAGATATATGTAGAGAATCCGATTATGGATAGAAGCGATAGTCTAAATATCAATGCTGGAAGGATTGTGCCAATATATAAATTAACTGAAGGACTGAGCCAAAAAGTTATAAGGAATATAATTTTCAATCTTTTGAAAGAATATTTAAATGACATAGAAGAAATATTTGATGAAAATTTTTTAGAAGAATATAATTTGCTAGATATTAAAAGTGCAATAAAAAATATACATTTTCCTGAGTCTTCAAAAATGCTTGAAAAATCCAAATATAGACTTGTTTTTCAAGAATTTTTTATTTTGCAATTAGGGTTAGCTTTGATAAAAAATAAATACAATGAAGGAAAAACAGGTATAAAGTTTAAACGTGTCGATTTAAAAGATTTTTTTAGCAAGTTAAAATTTCGCCTTACACAAGCGCAGGAGAGAGTTTTAAATGAAATACTTGATGATATGTGTTCAGGGAAAGTAATGAATAGGCTTTTGCAAGGCGATGTTGGCTCAGGAAAGACGATTATAGCAGCAGCAGCCATGTATGTCGCTGTGAAAAACGGATATCAGGCTTCTATAATGGCTCCGACAGAAATACTTGCAAAACAGCATTATTATACTTTAAAAGAACTATATGACGAATTAAATATAAAAATTGAATTGCTTACTGGAAGTATTGGTACTAGAAAGAAAAACAATATTATTGAGGGAATTAGAAATGGCGAAATTGATATATTAGTTGGTACTCATTCTTTAATTGAGGAAAATGTACAATTCAAAAATTTAGGTTTAGCAATAACTGATGAGCAACACAGGTTTGGCGTTCGACAAAGAGCCGTATTTAAAGAAAAAGGTGAACAAACGGATGTCTTAGTGATGACGGCAACGCCTATACCAAGAACATTGGCACTTATGTTATATGGTGATTTAGATATATCTGTGATAGATGAATTGCCACCGGGACGAAAGAAAATAGAGACATATGCAATAAGTGCTACTTTAAGAGATAGAGCATATAAATTTGTCATAAATGAAGTAAAAAAAGGACGTCAAGCGTATATTGTTTGTCCATTAATAGAAGATTCAAACCTGATTAATGCAAAATCGGCAGAAGTTGTATATGAAGAGATTTACAAAGGGGTTTTTAAAGAATTTAGAGTTGGTTTAGTACATGGTGGAATGAACTCAAATGATAAGAATAAAGTTATGAATGAATTTGTTAATGGGAAAATAGATATATTAGTGTCTACAACGGTTATAGAAGTTGGCGTGAATGTGCCAAATGCTTCAGTTATTGTTATTGAAAATGCTGAAAGATTTGGGTTGGCACAACTTCATCAATTAAGAGGACGTGTAGGAAGATCATCGCATCAATCTTATTGTATCCTTATAGCATATTCATATTCAGATGTTGTTAAAAAAAGATTGAAAGTGATGACTGAAACTAATGATGGTTTTAAAATTGCTGAAAAAGATTTGGAAATAAGAGGACCAGGTGAATTTTTTGGTGTAAAGCAGCATGGATTGCCAGAATTGAAATTAGCAAATATTTTTGAAGATATTGAAATATTGAAATTGGCTCAAAAAGCTGTTGAAAAATTTTTAAACAACGATATTACATTCAAAAGGCATGATAAGATGAAAGCCGAACTAATTGAGCGATTTAAAGATAAATTGGAAGGGATTGTATTAAATTAA
- a CDS encoding DegV family protein yields MSKIAIVTDSVSDIPDDIVKLYDIYVVPLTIDIDGVSYKDGIDIKKDYFYDLLNSGKTPTTSQISPIEFMEVFSDLLKSYDEIICILLSSKLSGTYQSALLAKENLKNSKITVLDSKNFSLGSGLLVIEAAKMARNGSTRDEIVGKINDMIPKISYIMIFDSLEYLYRGGRLKKSQAILGSILNIKPILVNNDGELEIKDKVRGRKNAIKWIINYMKETNVNFKRKEIGLLHTDREEFMLEIENAIRNEFGVANFIKNRAGCSAGVHAGPYAVGIFFELD; encoded by the coding sequence ATGAGCAAGATTGCTATAGTTACAGACAGTGTATCAGATATACCTGATGACATAGTAAAATTGTACGATATTTATGTTGTTCCCTTGACTATTGACATTGATGGTGTATCTTACAAAGATGGGATAGATATAAAAAAAGATTATTTCTACGATCTGTTAAATTCAGGGAAAACGCCGACAACATCTCAAATATCTCCAATTGAATTTATGGAAGTTTTTAGCGATTTATTAAAAAGCTATGATGAAATTATCTGCATTCTATTGTCATCTAAATTGAGTGGTACATACCAATCAGCATTATTGGCTAAAGAAAACTTAAAAAATTCAAAAATAACAGTGCTCGATTCGAAAAACTTTTCGTTAGGTTCTGGACTTTTAGTTATAGAAGCTGCTAAAATGGCTCGAAACGGTAGTACAAGAGATGAGATAGTTGGCAAAATCAATGACATGATACCAAAAATAAGTTATATAATGATTTTTGATTCTTTAGAATATCTTTATAGAGGTGGAAGATTAAAAAAATCACAGGCTATACTAGGTAGTATTTTAAATATAAAGCCTATTTTAGTCAATAATGATGGAGAGTTAGAAATAAAAGATAAGGTACGAGGAAGAAAAAATGCAATAAAGTGGATAATAAACTATATGAAAGAAACAAATGTTAATTTCAAAAGAAAGGAGATAGGATTGCTGCACACTGATAGAGAAGAGTTTATGCTTGAAATTGAAAATGCCATTAGAAACGAGTTTGGAGTTGCGAATTTTATTAAGAATAGAGCTGGTTGCTCAGCTGGCGTTCATGCAGGTCCATATGCAGTTGGTATATTTTTTGAATTAGATTAA
- a CDS encoding alpha/beta-type small acid-soluble spore protein: MGKLILKSLNGGDKNAAGSETKNPLVVREAKQAMSKWKYEIASELGINPPADGYWGTLTSRDCGAVGGHMVRKMIQMAESQIANKGTLR; the protein is encoded by the coding sequence TTGGGTAAATTAATATTGAAATCATTAAATGGAGGTGATAAAAATGCAGCAGGTTCAGAGACAAAGAATCCGCTTGTAGTAAGAGAAGCAAAGCAAGCTATGAGCAAATGGAAATATGAAATAGCAAGCGAACTTGGAATAAATCCTCCAGCCGATGGTTATTGGGGTACACTTACATCCCGTGATTGCGGTGCTGTAGGTGGCCATATGGTAAGAAAAATGATCCAAATGGCTGAAAGCCAAATCGCTAATAAAGGTACACTTAGATAA
- a CDS encoding alpha/beta-type small acid-soluble spore protein — translation MAAGSETKNPLVVREAKQAMSKWKYEIASELGINPPADGYWGTLTSRDCGAVGGHMVRKMIQMAESQIANNGTLK, via the coding sequence ATGGCAGCAGGTTCAGAGACAAAGAATCCGCTTGTAGTAAGAGAAGCAAAGCAAGCTATGAGCAAATGGAAATATGAAATAGCAAGCGAACTTGGAATAAATCCTCCAGCCGATGGTTATTGGGGTACACTTACATCCCGTGATTGCGGCGCTGTAGGTGGTCATATGGTAAGAAAAATGATCCAAATGGCTGAAAGCCAAATCGCTAATAATGGAACATTGAAATAG
- the rsmD gene encoding 16S rRNA (guanine(966)-N(2))-methyltransferase RsmD, translated as MRVISGKAKGRKLKCPPGKAIRPTSDMVKESLFNIIGADIYNSRFLDLFSGTGSIGIEALSRGANICYFVEKVYNNIKYINDNIKLLDSTDNAKVLHMDVLDALYYFSKNNIKFDIIYIDPPYYKNLYVEPLNKISEYKLLDSCGYIIVEHHKNDILNDKYGNLQKVRVKKYGETVLTFYKEAANEYSSVSREL; from the coding sequence TTGAGGGTTATATCTGGAAAAGCCAAAGGTAGAAAATTAAAATGCCCACCAGGAAAAGCAATAAGACCTACATCTGACATGGTTAAAGAGTCATTATTTAATATTATTGGTGCTGATATATATAATTCAAGATTTTTAGATTTATTTTCTGGAACTGGAAGTATCGGTATCGAAGCATTAAGCAGAGGTGCTAATATTTGCTACTTTGTAGAAAAAGTATATAATAATATTAAATATATAAACGATAATATAAAGTTACTTGATTCAACTGACAATGCAAAAGTTTTGCATATGGATGTCCTTGATGCTTTATATTATTTCAGCAAAAATAACATTAAATTTGATATTATATACATAGATCCACCATACTACAAAAATTTATATGTGGAACCATTAAATAAAATCAGCGAATATAAACTATTGGATTCATGTGGTTACATAATTGTTGAACATCACAAAAATGATATTTTAAATGATAAATATGGAAACTTGCAAAAAGTTAGAGTTAAGAAATACGGCGAAACTGTATTAACTTTTTATAAGGAGGCAGCAAATGAATATAGCAGTGTATCCAGGGAGCTTTGA
- the coaD gene encoding pantetheine-phosphate adenylyltransferase, with product MNIAVYPGSFDPVTNGHLDIIKRGAKVFDKLIVAVLINPSKTPMFSVEERVEMLKEVTSDIENVEIDCFSGLLIEYLEKVNSKIIVKGLRMVSDFEYEFQMALINKKLNPEVETIFFMTSNKYGYLSSSIVKEVASFGGCLSDLVPDSVIKHIFKKLKK from the coding sequence ATGAATATAGCAGTGTATCCAGGGAGCTTTGATCCAGTAACAAATGGACATTTAGATATAATTAAAAGAGGGGCAAAAGTTTTCGATAAATTAATTGTAGCAGTGTTAATTAATCCATCAAAAACTCCTATGTTTTCAGTAGAAGAGAGAGTTGAAATGTTAAAAGAAGTAACATCTGATATTGAAAATGTGGAAATCGATTGTTTTTCTGGTTTGCTTATTGAATACCTAGAAAAAGTTAATTCAAAAATAATTGTTAAAGGCTTACGAATGGTTTCAGACTTTGAATATGAATTTCAGATGGCATTGATAAATAAAAAGCTTAATCCCGAAGTCGAAACAATATTTTTTATGACCAGCAATAAATATGGCTATTTAAGCTCTAGCATAGTAAAGGAAGTCGCAAGTTTTGGGGGGTGTTTATCGGATCTCGTTCCAGATTCAGTTATAAAGCACATATTTAAAAAACTAAAAAAATAA
- a CDS encoding ATPase, translating to MEATDNLEVLELLDTLEDYIENSSTIPLSQKTLVNKEEILEIIKQIRIKIPDELKRAEWIKQERQKILIEAQQDAETILKEAEQRINQMVNESEIVKKAEKKASEIIAQAQTNAKEIRLGSKDYADELLAKLEKNVTELLNTIKNNRDELRGIK from the coding sequence TTGGAAGCGACTGATAACCTTGAGGTTTTAGAATTATTAGATACATTAGAAGACTACATAGAGAATAGTTCTACGATACCATTATCACAAAAAACATTAGTAAACAAAGAGGAAATTCTTGAAATTATAAAGCAGATAAGAATTAAAATTCCTGATGAATTAAAAAGGGCTGAATGGATCAAGCAGGAAAGACAAAAAATATTGATTGAAGCACAGCAAGATGCAGAAACAATTTTAAAAGAGGCTGAACAAAGAATAAATCAAATGGTAAACGAAAGTGAAATAGTTAAAAAAGCTGAGAAAAAAGCGTCAGAAATTATAGCTCAAGCTCAGACAAATGCTAAGGAAATTAGACTTGGAAGCAAAGATTACGCTGATGAGTTATTAGCTAAACTTGAAAAAAATGTTACAGAACTTTTAAATACAATAAAAAACAATAGAGATGAGCTAAGAGGCATAAAATAA
- the ylbJ gene encoding sporulation integral membrane protein YlbJ → MKENKSRNLLVISVLFIVVSIIVFPKNSLSAAKAGINLWLFTVFPALLPFFIGSELLLQLGFVKNIGKFLEPIMRPLFNVSGNGAFAMAVGYTSGYPVGAQVIKRLWEEKLLNTSEAERLMTFCNNSGPLFMLGVVAMGMFNNPKIGYIVMLSNYLGSFATGIIFRKHKFKEENRKNFNLSKGAKNKSNYINTNFGEILGTAVTTSMNTMIVIGGYIIAFSVLIEFLKVYGLINIIGKILAPVFEIIGFNKSLIPGYISGLMEITIGSSLISQATAPLFQKVILVSSILAWGGFSTHGQVIGVINSTKINYFPYFIAKIIHSIMAALFSYIFLKFMNIGETSVSEVFFQGNVKTMLNMFETSSYIFIALLLTIIFLIIILSLTKKEA, encoded by the coding sequence TTGAAAGAAAATAAATCAAGAAATCTTCTAGTTATATCAGTACTGTTTATTGTTGTTTCAATTATTGTATTCCCAAAAAATTCTCTCTCAGCAGCAAAAGCAGGAATTAATTTATGGCTGTTTACAGTATTTCCTGCTTTGCTTCCATTTTTTATTGGCTCTGAATTATTGTTACAGCTAGGATTCGTAAAAAACATTGGAAAATTTTTAGAACCTATAATGCGGCCTTTGTTTAATGTCTCTGGAAATGGAGCTTTTGCTATGGCAGTCGGCTATACGTCTGGTTATCCTGTCGGAGCTCAAGTAATAAAAAGATTATGGGAAGAAAAACTTTTAAACACATCGGAAGCAGAAAGATTGATGACATTTTGCAACAACTCAGGCCCGCTATTCATGCTAGGTGTTGTTGCTATGGGCATGTTTAACAACCCAAAAATTGGATATATTGTAATGTTATCAAATTACCTGGGCTCATTTGCAACAGGTATCATATTTAGAAAACATAAGTTTAAGGAAGAAAATAGAAAGAATTTTAATTTAAGTAAAGGCGCTAAAAACAAATCTAATTATATTAATACTAATTTTGGTGAAATTTTAGGTACTGCTGTTACAACATCCATGAACACAATGATCGTCATTGGTGGATATATAATTGCTTTTTCTGTTTTAATAGAATTCTTAAAAGTTTACGGATTAATTAATATTATAGGAAAAATACTAGCACCTGTTTTTGAAATAATAGGATTTAATAAGAGCTTAATACCGGGATATATTAGTGGACTAATGGAAATAACAATAGGTTCCAGCTTGATTAGCCAAGCAACAGCGCCATTATTTCAAAAAGTCATCTTAGTAAGCTCAATATTAGCATGGGGTGGTTTTTCAACTCATGGTCAGGTAATAGGCGTTATAAACAGTACAAAGATAAATTACTTCCCGTATTTCATTGCAAAAATAATACATAGCATTATGGCTGCATTATTTTCTTATATATTTCTGAAATTTATGAACATTGGTGAGACCTCGGTATCAGAAGTTTTCTTTCAAGGAAATGTAAAAACTATGTTAAACATGTTTGAAACCTCATCATACATATTTATTGCACTGTTGTTGACGATAATTTTTCTGATAATCATCTTATCGTTGACAAAAAAAGAGGCATGA